One window from the genome of Epinephelus fuscoguttatus linkage group LG3, E.fuscoguttatus.final_Chr_v1 encodes:
- the gstt1b gene encoding glutathione S-transferase theta-1b yields the protein MALELYLDLFSQPCRSVYIFAKKNNIPVEVKRVSLMDGEQFSEEFGKISLIRKVPALRDGDFCLAESIAILLYLAQKFKTPDFWYPADLQQRACVNEYLSWQHSAIRWHGSRIFWLRVLIPKIMGVDVPQDKLDAALEDLNGSLELIEEKFIQDRPFIAGDQISLADLVAIVEIMQPVGSGLDVFEGRPKLSAWRDRVQAAIGQELFDEAHKPILGAQESAKLIDGSKMEFFKPKILKLFM from the exons ATGGCGTTGGAGCTGTATTTGGACCTTTTCTCTCAGCCCTGTCGCTCAGTTTATATCTTCGCTAAAAAGAACAACATCCCTGTTGAGGTGAAAAGAGTTTCGCTGATGGACG GTGAGCAGTTCTCAGAAGAGTTTGGGAAGATAAGCTTGATCAGAAAAGTTCCTGCTCTGCGAGACGGAGACTTCTGCCTGGCTGAAAG CATTGCCATCCTGCTGTATCTGGCTCAGAAGTTTAAGACTCCAGACTTCTGGTACCCAGCTGACCTCCAGCAGCGTGCATGTGTCAATGAGTATCTGTCATGGCAGCACAGTGCCATTCGCTGGCATGGATCAAGGATTTTCTGGCTGCGG GTTTTGATTCCCAAGATTATGGGTGTCGACGTCCCACAGGACAAGCTGGATGCAGCCTTGGAGGACCTGAATGGCTCACTGGAACTCATCGAAGAAAAGTTCATCCAGGACAGGCCCTTCATCGCAGGAGATCAAATCTCACTAGCTGACCTGGTTGCCATTGTGGAGATTATGCAG CCTGTTGGCTCTGGCCTGGATGTGTTTGAGGGGAGACCCAAGCTAAGCGCGTGGCGGGACAGAGTCCAGGCTGCCATTGGACAGGAGCTGTTTGATGAGGCCCACAAGCCCATCCTTGGGGCCCAGGAGAGTGCGAAACTGATAGATGGCAGCAAGATGGAGTTCTTCAAGCCCAAGATTCTCAAGTTATTCATGTGA